Proteins co-encoded in one Gossypium arboreum isolate Shixiya-1 chromosome 11, ASM2569848v2, whole genome shotgun sequence genomic window:
- the LOC108457919 gene encoding ATP-dependent DNA helicase 2 subunit KU80 — protein sequence MARNKEKLVLLLDVGPSMHGVLSEVEKLCSMLVEKKLIFSKYDELGVVVFGTEESNNDLTTEVGGYQNITVLQDIKVVDGDLVDTLQKLPRGTVDGDFLDAIVVGMDMLIKKYKDLHKGKKRLCLITNAIHPIKDPFEGSKEDQVMTIAEQMAAQGMKIESIVVRGRFSRDANKGVMDENDHLLSIFSKKTRTRTVYVDTPTSLLGALKTRRVTPVTVFRGHLELSPQMKIKVWVYKKTQEEKFPTLKKYSEKAPASNKLATHQVKISYEYKSVDGSSNSVIPPEQRIKGYRYGPQVVPISTAEWDAVKFKPEKGIKVLGFTDASNVKRHCYMKDVYLFIAEPGNTRATLAVSAIARAMKEMNAVAILRCVWRQGQQNVVVGVLTPNISQNDKIPDSFYFNVLPFAEDVREYQFPSFNSFPASWQPNDQQQKAADELVQMLDLAPSGKEALLPEFTPNPVLERFYRHLELKAKQPDAAVPPLDETLKKIIEPDLELVAENKSVFDALHRHFELKQNPKLKKSSRQWYQEKQSGSNVSGGQAVNSIENQPPVKIEKIGDLTPVQDFEAMMSQRDNPEWVEKAIKELREKILALLIHPDGEDKYQKAVECVAALRKGCIIEQEPGPYNDLMHRIRQYCEEKGIKSLPQLLASRDLTLISKSEAEDSNVTTEEARSFFVKMEPKPDV from the exons ATGGCTCGAAACAAG GAGAAATTAGTATTATTGCTTGATGTCGGTCCATCGATGCACGGTGTTCTTTCAGAAGTTGAAAAACTCTGCTCCATGTTAGTGGAGAAGAAG CTTATTTTCAGCAAATACGATGAATTGGGAGTGGTGGTATTCGGAACCGAAG AATCTAACAATGACCTTACAACGGAAGTGGGTGGATATCAAAATATTACAGTGTTGCAAGATATCAAAGTTGTTGATGGAGATCTTGTCGACACTCTACAGAAGCTGCCTCGTGGAACAGTGGACGGTGATT TTCTTGACGCAATTGTTGTTGGGATGGATATGCTGATAAAGAAATATAAAGATCTACACAAAGGAAAGAAACGTCTGTGCCTCATTACTAATGCCATTCATCCTATAAAGGACCCTTTTGAGGGAAGCAAAGAAGATCAGGTCATGACCATTGCTGAACAGATGGCTGCACAAGGCATGAAAATAGAAAGTATCGTTGTGAGGGGTAGGTTCAGTCGTGATGCAAATAAGGGAGTAATGGATGAGAATGATCATCTCTTGAGTATATTTTCAAAGAAAACCCGTACACGTACTGTATATGTTGATACTCCAACTTCATTACTGGGAGCACTTAAAACTCGAAGAGTAACTCCTGTAACAGTTTTCAGAGGTCATCTTGAGCTCAGTCCTCAGATGAAAATTAAG GTGTGGGTTTATAAAAAAACACAAGAGGAGAAGTTTCCTACTCTGAAGAAATACTCAGAAAAAGCACCAGCAAGTAATAAGCTTGCAACACATCAAGTCAAGATTTCTTATGAGTACAAAAGTGTTGATGGCTCCAGTAATTCAGTTATACCACCAGAGCAAAGGATTAAAGGTTACCGTTATGGACCTCAAGTAGTTCCTATATCAACTGCTGAATGGGATGCTGTCAAGTTCAAACCAGAAAAGGGTATAAAGGTTCTGGGATTTACTGATGCTTCAAACGTAAAGCG ACACTGCTACATGAAAGATGTCTATCTTTTTATTGCTGAACCGGGCAATACAAGAGCCACTCTTGCTGTTTCTGCCATAGCAAGAGCAATGAAGGAAATGAACGCGGTTGCAATATTGCGATGCGTTTGGAGGCAGGGACAGCAAAACGTTGTTGTGGGGGTCTTGACACCAAACATTTCacaaaatgataaaatt CCTGATTCGTTTTATTTCAATGTACTTCCTTTTGCTGAGGATGTTCGTGAATATCAGTTCCCCTCTTTCAACAGTTTTCCAGCTTCATGGCAACCtaatgaccaacaacaaaaggcaGCTGATGAATTGGTGCAAATGCTTGATCTTGCTCCATCAGGCAAAGAGGCATTGTTACCTGAGTTCACCCCAAATCCCGTTCTGGAG CGTTTTTATCGTCATCTAGAGTTGAAAGCAAAGCAACCAGATGCAGCTGTACCTCCACTTGATGAAACTCTAAAGAAGATCATTGAACCAGACCTGGAGCTTGTTGCTGAAAACAAGTCTGTTTTTGATGCATTACATAGACACTTTGAACTCAAGCAAAATCCTAAG CTGAAGAAATCATCCAGGCAGTGGTATCAAGAGAAACAATCTGGATCAAATGTATCCGGCGGTCAGGCTGTCAATTCCATTGAAAATCAACCACCAGTTAAGATTGAGAAAATTGGAGATTTAACTCCTGTCCAAGATTTTGAAGCCATGATGTCTCAAAGAGATAACCCAGAGTGGGTTGAGAAAGCAATCAAGGAATTAAGAGAGAAGATACTTGCTCTATTGATACACCCTGATGGAGAAGATAAGTATCAGAAAGCAGTGGAATGTGTAGCTGCTCTTCGCAAGGGTTGCATCATTGAGCAA GAGCCAGGACCCTACAATGATTTAATGCACCGTATTCGGCAGTATTGCGAGGAGAAAGGAATCAAAAGTTTGCCACAGCTCCTTGCTTCCAGGGATCTCACTTTGATCTCCAAGTCAGAAGCTGAAGACAG CAATGTTACAACTGAGGAGGCGAGAAGCTTTTTCGTTAAAATGGAGCCAAAACCCGATGTTTAG